A genomic window from Streptomyces sp. WMMC940 includes:
- a CDS encoding dTDP-4-dehydrorhamnose 3,5-epimerase family protein, with amino-acid sequence MQSRALLVEGAMEFTPRVFDDERGIFVSPYQESAFSGATGLSLFRVAQTNHSRSRRGVVRGLHYTLTPPGCGKYVYCARGRTLDIALDIRVGSPTFGRWDAVLLDTETFRAVYFPVGVAHGFVAFEDDTVVSYLLSGAYVPENELALSILDPELALPIPGDIDPILSERDLAAPTLEKAASDGLLPDYTECLAIDRALRSA; translated from the coding sequence ATGCAGTCGCGGGCACTTCTCGTCGAGGGCGCGATGGAATTCACCCCACGGGTGTTCGACGACGAGCGCGGCATCTTCGTATCGCCCTACCAGGAGTCGGCGTTCTCGGGCGCCACCGGGCTTTCGCTGTTCCGCGTGGCCCAGACCAATCACAGCAGGTCACGCAGGGGTGTGGTGCGCGGGTTGCACTACACCCTGACACCGCCGGGGTGCGGCAAGTACGTCTACTGCGCGCGGGGGAGGACGCTCGACATCGCGCTGGACATCCGGGTGGGATCGCCGACCTTCGGCAGGTGGGACGCCGTGCTGCTGGACACCGAGACATTTCGCGCCGTGTACTTCCCCGTCGGCGTGGCCCACGGCTTCGTCGCGTTCGAGGACGACACCGTCGTCTCCTATCTGCTCTCCGGCGCGTACGTCCCGGAGAACGAGCTGGCGCTGTCGATCCTCGACCCGGAACTGGCCCTGCCCATCCCGGGCGACATCGATCCGATCCTGTCCGAGCGCGACCTCGCGGCACCCACCCTGGAGAAGGCCGCGTCGGACGGTCTGCTGCCCGACTACACCGAGTGCCTGGCGATCGACCGGGCGTTGCGGTCCGCCTGA
- a CDS encoding FkbM family methyltransferase, producing the protein MPNPWDLPDELPADLPVARCELPDGRAVSAVQEAEAHTLWEEISSAAPYRRAAEGLRPDEAVVDVGAHIGLASLLFARLAPDSRLIAFEPAPKAYTCLEENLARHLPGATACRQALGATPGKSELIYRPYVASASTLYDDAEDDARNLEAHLDNIDADERTREVVRRTFSVTRRVPVEVTTLTAVMTEHQVERVGLLKIDVERGELDVLDGIDPACWPRIRRVLLEVHDIDGRLGQVVSRLVGLGFRATASQWGVYVGGSVHLVLAERD; encoded by the coding sequence ATGCCGAATCCGTGGGACCTCCCCGACGAACTGCCCGCCGACCTCCCTGTCGCGCGCTGCGAACTGCCCGACGGCCGCGCGGTGTCGGCGGTACAGGAAGCGGAAGCACACACCCTCTGGGAGGAGATCAGCAGCGCCGCCCCCTACCGCAGGGCCGCCGAGGGCCTCCGACCCGACGAGGCCGTCGTCGACGTCGGCGCGCACATCGGGCTGGCGTCCCTGCTCTTCGCCCGGCTGGCGCCCGACAGCCGCCTGATCGCCTTCGAACCCGCCCCCAAGGCCTACACCTGTCTCGAGGAGAACCTCGCCCGTCACCTTCCGGGGGCGACCGCGTGCCGACAGGCGCTCGGAGCCACGCCCGGGAAGTCCGAGCTGATCTACCGCCCCTACGTGGCCTCGGCCTCGACCCTGTACGACGACGCCGAGGACGACGCCCGCAACCTCGAGGCGCATCTCGACAACATCGACGCGGACGAACGGACCAGGGAGGTCGTGCGCCGGACCTTCAGCGTGACCCGGCGGGTGCCGGTCGAGGTGACCACGCTGACCGCCGTCATGACGGAGCACCAGGTGGAGCGCGTGGGCCTGCTCAAGATCGATGTCGAACGCGGTGAACTCGACGTCCTCGACGGCATCGATCCGGCCTGCTGGCCCCGTATCCGCCGGGTCCTGCTCGAAGTCCACGACATCGACGGCAGGCTCGGCCAGGTCGTGTCGCGACTGGTCGGTCTCGGCTTCCGGGCCACGGCCTCCCAGTGGGGGGTCTACGTCGGGGGCAGCGTCCACCTGGTGCTCGCGGAGCGGGACTGA
- a CDS encoding AfsR/SARP family transcriptional regulator codes for MDFRLLGPLEILDGTRNVVPTAPKPRQVIALLLMRRNTLVQTSELIDELWENDPPASAMTTLQTYIYKLRKILTARNSAEILLTRPGGYTLAVPDACTDLHQFEVEADEGKTLLKKGEPAAAADVLKRALGRWRGSALVDVVPGGLLSSYVTRLEELRERTLDLRIEADLQLGRHQELISELKSLVLSRPLHENVHASLMIALHRSGRRHEALEVYQALRRSMIDNLGLEPGQELRSLHQALLSEGTVGVPSEPRRRTVPIEQHHRTAAPPPEPEKPTVPVASAAPPARPAAQGFPVPAQLPPDLTDFTGRRSVVAQAPAVLAGDEEHTRPRTATPVAVISGMPGVGKTALAVHLSHTVRSLFQDGQLYADLPGSTGPADVLHGFLRALGTPAGDIPADLQERSKLFRSTTVGRRLLVLLDDVSSPAEVRPLLPGDPECAVVITSRRRLHGLDGAWNIDLDAMDTAEGSELLSHIIGFARVRRERQAAEELVETVGGLPLAVRCLGGRLNGSPGLTLSGLALQLACADKLLDELRLGDLDVRSRYDRSYEGLGRVERSVFRLLSILPSRQFTTDSVVELLGSDSRTVERQLERFVDSHLISIRWENDAAHYAIPAVTRAYARERLLDTLWHDGLDRERGRQQIAESTTTPGEPATERRSRRPQRTPTRNARTALPAGVRPDCNRW; via the coding sequence ATGGATTTTCGGCTGCTCGGGCCGTTAGAAATTCTCGACGGCACGCGAAATGTCGTGCCCACCGCGCCCAAGCCGCGTCAGGTGATCGCCCTTCTGCTGATGCGGAGAAACACCCTCGTGCAGACGTCGGAGTTGATCGACGAACTCTGGGAGAACGATCCTCCCGCGAGTGCGATGACCACCCTTCAGACATACATCTACAAGCTCCGAAAAATCCTTACCGCTCGCAATTCGGCGGAAATTCTGCTCACCCGGCCGGGGGGATATACTCTGGCCGTCCCGGATGCCTGCACCGACCTCCACCAATTCGAAGTGGAAGCCGACGAAGGAAAAACACTGCTCAAGAAGGGCGAGCCGGCCGCGGCGGCCGACGTCCTCAAGCGCGCCCTCGGGCGCTGGCGGGGCTCCGCACTGGTCGACGTCGTGCCGGGTGGCCTGCTGTCGTCCTACGTCACGCGGCTGGAGGAGCTGCGCGAGCGGACGCTCGATCTGCGCATCGAGGCGGATCTGCAGTTGGGGCGCCACCAGGAGCTGATCAGCGAGCTGAAGTCGCTCGTGCTCAGCCGCCCCCTGCACGAGAACGTGCACGCCTCATTGATGATCGCGCTCCACCGCTCCGGGCGGCGCCACGAGGCGCTGGAGGTCTACCAGGCACTGCGGCGCAGCATGATCGACAACCTGGGTCTCGAACCGGGCCAGGAGCTTCGGTCCCTGCACCAGGCGCTGCTGTCGGAGGGCACCGTCGGTGTGCCCTCCGAGCCGCGCCGCCGTACCGTCCCCATCGAGCAGCACCATCGGACCGCCGCCCCGCCTCCCGAGCCCGAGAAGCCGACGGTGCCCGTGGCGAGCGCCGCGCCCCCGGCCCGCCCCGCCGCCCAGGGCTTCCCCGTACCTGCCCAACTCCCGCCCGACCTGACGGATTTCACCGGGCGGCGGTCCGTCGTCGCACAGGCGCCCGCGGTCCTGGCCGGGGACGAGGAGCACACCCGTCCTCGCACGGCCACCCCGGTCGCCGTCATCAGCGGTATGCCGGGAGTGGGGAAGACCGCGCTCGCGGTGCACCTGTCCCACACCGTGCGATCGCTCTTCCAGGACGGGCAGCTCTACGCGGACCTGCCCGGCTCCACCGGCCCCGCGGACGTACTCCACGGATTCCTTCGGGCCCTGGGCACGCCGGCCGGCGACATCCCGGCCGACCTCCAGGAACGGTCCAAGCTGTTCAGGTCGACCACGGTCGGCCGGCGGCTGCTGGTCCTGCTGGACGACGTATCCTCACCGGCGGAGGTGCGCCCGCTGCTTCCCGGCGATCCGGAGTGTGCCGTCGTCATCACCAGCCGCAGGCGGCTCCACGGCCTGGACGGCGCCTGGAACATCGACCTGGATGCCATGGACACGGCGGAGGGCAGTGAGTTGCTCTCCCACATCATCGGGTTCGCGCGGGTGCGCCGGGAGCGGCAGGCCGCCGAAGAGCTCGTGGAGACCGTCGGCGGCCTCCCCCTGGCGGTGCGGTGCCTCGGGGGCCGCCTGAACGGCAGCCCGGGGCTCACCCTGTCCGGTCTGGCCCTGCAGCTGGCCTGTGCCGACAAGCTGCTGGACGAGCTGCGCCTGGGGGACCTCGACGTGCGGTCCCGGTACGACCGCAGCTACGAGGGACTGGGCCGAGTGGAGCGGAGCGTCTTCCGGCTGCTGAGCATCCTCCCGTCGAGGCAGTTCACCACCGACTCCGTCGTCGAGCTCCTCGGCAGCGACAGCCGCACGGTGGAACGTCAGCTCGAGCGCTTCGTCGACAGTCACCTCATCAGCATCCGGTGGGAGAACGACGCCGCCCACTACGCGATCCCCGCGGTGACCCGGGCCTACGCCCGTGAACGTCTGCTGGACACCCTCTGGCACGACGGCCTGGACCGCGAGAGAGGTCGGCAGCAGATCGCGGAGTCCACGACCACGCCCGGCGAACCGGCCACCGAGCGCCGATCCCGGCGCCCGCAGAGAACCCCGACCCGAAACGCCCGGACGGCACTTCCCGCCGGCGTCCGCCCGGACTGCAACCGGTGGTGA
- a CDS encoding DUF418 domain-containing protein: protein MSDGAARLPEPGAPSHRALAPDLARGLMLLIVALVHAHMFVRGSAVVIRGYPPVSGPADALTAGLLTALADSRSFPMFALLFGYGTGRILTRERERGRDGPGARAVLRRRSRWLLVFGFAHALLLFAGDVLGAYGLLGLVAVGLTDVRDRALFTLAGAGALLGALLYGGMLAANVSGDPADTAAAVFLAADPASDAAYRVGTWVFTTPLFALVSLGPFLVGAWAARQRILEEPGRHRVLLRRVAVTGTAAGVAGGLPLALITSGTWTTAPSGVTLGLSVLHVLTGYAGGCALAAAVALLALRLGGRRSGAVVTAVAACGRRSMSCYVWQSVVWLVLFAPYAFGLGDRVGVHGSALVAFGTWCGGVLIAELLRRLDRRGPAEALLHRASRRAGNPPGARRDALRSAAESTVPPRA, encoded by the coding sequence ATGAGCGACGGCGCTGCGCGCCTGCCCGAACCGGGGGCCCCGAGCCACCGCGCCCTCGCCCCCGACCTCGCCCGGGGCCTGATGCTGCTGATCGTCGCCCTGGTGCACGCCCACATGTTCGTGCGGGGGAGCGCCGTGGTGATCCGCGGGTACCCGCCGGTGTCCGGGCCGGCGGACGCTCTGACGGCTGGGCTGCTCACCGCACTGGCCGACAGTCGCAGCTTCCCCATGTTCGCCCTGCTGTTCGGCTACGGAACGGGCCGGATCCTCACCCGCGAGAGGGAGCGGGGACGGGACGGACCCGGGGCCCGGGCAGTGCTGCGGCGGCGCTCACGATGGCTGCTGGTGTTCGGCTTCGCCCATGCGCTGCTGCTGTTCGCCGGAGACGTGCTGGGCGCCTACGGGCTGCTCGGGCTGGTCGCGGTCGGCCTGACCGACGTCCGTGACCGCGCGTTGTTCACACTGGCGGGCGCCGGTGCCCTGCTGGGGGCGCTGCTGTACGGGGGCATGCTGGCAGCGAACGTCTCCGGTGATCCGGCCGACACCGCGGCGGCGGTGTTCCTGGCCGCCGATCCGGCGTCCGACGCCGCGTACCGCGTGGGCACCTGGGTGTTCACCACTCCGCTCTTCGCCCTCGTGTCCCTCGGCCCGTTCCTGGTCGGTGCGTGGGCGGCCCGGCAGCGGATCCTGGAGGAGCCGGGCCGACACCGGGTGCTGCTGCGGCGGGTGGCGGTGACGGGCACCGCCGCCGGCGTCGCCGGCGGACTTCCCCTCGCGCTGATCACCTCGGGGACGTGGACGACCGCCCCCTCGGGCGTGACCCTGGGGCTCAGCGTGCTGCACGTCCTGACGGGTTACGCGGGCGGCTGCGCGCTGGCCGCGGCCGTCGCCCTGCTCGCGCTGCGCCTGGGGGGCCGGAGGAGCGGGGCCGTGGTGACGGCGGTCGCCGCGTGCGGCCGGCGCTCCATGAGCTGCTACGTCTGGCAGTCGGTCGTGTGGCTGGTGCTGTTCGCTCCGTACGCCTTCGGGCTCGGGGACCGGGTGGGCGTCCACGGCTCGGCACTCGTCGCCTTCGGCACCTGGTGCGGAGGCGTGCTGATCGCCGAACTGCTGCGCCGCCTGGACAGACGCGGTCCGGCCGAAGCACTGCTGCACAGGGCGAGCCGCCGTGCCGGGAATCCGCCCGGTGCGCGCCGGGACGCACTGCGGAGCGCGGCGGAGTCCACCGTGCCGCCGCGGGCCTGA
- a CDS encoding NDP-hexose 2,3-dehydratase family protein translates to MVQPRPPLPPPLSGTLPARLARSALTEECRVEQATSFASWFAAARERSGLRVARVELDSLPDWDRDPRTGALRHRSGGFFAIDGIGVRYPSGPVPHWQQPIIHQPEIGVLGLLAREFDGVLHFLMQAKVEPGNKNHLQLSPTVQATRSNFLRLHKGRGVPYLTYFQERTRHHVVADVLQSEQGAWFFRKRNRNIVVEVTEDVVVEEDFRWMTLGEIYRLLAVEDIVNMDTRTTLSCLPLAGGGIDAVLDTGDGFREALVRSCAGGQAGAHGTEEILSWITEHRAQGDLTTYPVPLGELRDWRSSPDRISHDSGRFFSVIGVTVTAGTREVGGWSQPMVEPHGIGVIAVLVKEIGGVLHALMRAGAQPGYVDGVELSPTVQCVPESYEVLPGEARPRFLDDVLSAPPERIRFSCLLSEEGGRFHHALNRYLVVEADGAAEALEDGEHRWLTLHQLSGLLRHSHYLNVQARSLVACLHGLLAARQGAASPR, encoded by the coding sequence ATCGTCCAGCCGCGCCCGCCCTTGCCCCCACCCCTCTCCGGTACACTCCCGGCCCGTCTCGCGAGGTCGGCCCTCACCGAGGAGTGCAGGGTCGAGCAGGCGACCTCGTTCGCTTCGTGGTTCGCCGCCGCCCGTGAACGGTCCGGTCTGCGGGTCGCACGAGTGGAACTCGACAGCCTGCCGGACTGGGACCGGGACCCGCGTACGGGTGCGCTGCGCCACCGCAGCGGTGGCTTCTTCGCCATCGACGGCATCGGGGTCCGCTACCCCTCCGGCCCGGTTCCCCACTGGCAGCAGCCGATCATCCATCAGCCGGAGATCGGCGTACTGGGTCTGCTGGCCCGCGAGTTCGACGGGGTGCTGCACTTCCTGATGCAGGCCAAGGTCGAACCCGGCAACAAGAACCACCTGCAGCTCTCCCCCACCGTGCAGGCCACCCGCAGCAACTTCCTGCGGCTGCACAAGGGCCGCGGTGTGCCCTATCTGACGTATTTCCAGGAGAGGACCCGGCACCACGTCGTCGCCGACGTCCTCCAGTCGGAACAGGGTGCCTGGTTCTTCCGCAAGCGGAACCGGAACATCGTCGTGGAGGTCACGGAGGACGTCGTCGTCGAGGAGGACTTCCGCTGGATGACGCTCGGTGAGATATACCGGCTGCTGGCGGTCGAGGACATCGTCAACATGGACACGCGTACGACGCTGTCCTGCCTTCCCCTGGCCGGCGGCGGTATCGACGCCGTGCTGGACACCGGTGACGGATTCCGGGAAGCGCTGGTCCGCTCCTGCGCCGGTGGACAGGCCGGTGCGCACGGCACGGAGGAGATCCTGAGCTGGATCACCGAGCACCGCGCCCAGGGGGATCTCACCACGTACCCGGTGCCGTTGGGCGAACTGCGGGACTGGCGCAGCTCTCCGGACCGGATCTCCCATGACAGCGGCCGCTTCTTCTCCGTGATCGGGGTGACCGTCACGGCCGGCACCCGCGAGGTCGGCGGCTGGTCGCAGCCGATGGTCGAGCCGCACGGGATCGGTGTGATCGCCGTGCTGGTCAAGGAGATCGGCGGAGTGCTCCACGCGCTGATGCGGGCCGGCGCGCAACCCGGCTACGTGGACGGCGTCGAGCTGTCCCCCACCGTCCAGTGCGTCCCGGAGAGCTACGAGGTGTTGCCCGGAGAGGCGCGGCCGCGCTTCCTGGACGACGTGCTGTCGGCCCCGCCGGAGCGGATCAGGTTCTCCTGTCTGCTGTCCGAGGAGGGCGGCCGATTCCACCACGCCCTGAACCGTTACCTCGTCGTCGAGGCCGACGGCGCGGCCGAGGCGCTGGAGGACGGGGAGCACCGCTGGCTGACGCTGCACCAGCTCAGCGGCCTCCTGCGGCACAGCCACTACCTCAACGTCCAGGCCCGCAGCCTGGTCGCCTGCCTGCACGGCCTGCTGGCCGCGCGACAGGGTGCGGCATCACCACGGTGA
- the rfbB gene encoding dTDP-glucose 4,6-dehydratase → MRLLVTGGAGFIGSHYVRSLLAGRYRGYEDAQVTVLDKLTYAGTLTNLPPTGPRLAFVRGDICDHGLLMDLLPGHDAVVHFAAESHVDRSIAGSAPFVTTNVTGTHTLLDCCVSTGVSRFVHVSTDEVYGSVEQGSSSEDSPLEPNSPYAASKAAGDLIVRAFHRTHGLWTTITRCANNYGPHQFPEKVIPLFVTNLLEGRNVPLYGDGLHVREWLHVDDHCRAVQLVLESGRAGAVYNIAGGTELTNRDLTRLVLGEFGAGWDRVDHVTDRLGHDRRYALNAERIRAELGFEPEIPFERGFAETVRWYRDNRAWWEPLLRRAAGPASARPAPPAG, encoded by the coding sequence ATGAGGCTGCTGGTCACCGGCGGCGCCGGGTTCATCGGTTCGCACTACGTCAGAAGCCTGCTCGCGGGCCGCTACCGCGGCTACGAGGACGCGCAGGTGACCGTCCTGGACAAGCTCACCTATGCCGGCACGCTGACCAATCTGCCCCCCACCGGTCCGAGGCTGGCCTTCGTCCGGGGCGACATCTGCGATCACGGGCTGCTGATGGACCTGCTGCCCGGCCACGACGCCGTGGTGCACTTCGCTGCGGAGTCACATGTGGACCGCTCCATCGCCGGCTCCGCCCCCTTCGTCACCACCAACGTCACGGGCACCCACACCCTGCTGGACTGCTGCGTCAGCACCGGGGTGAGCCGATTCGTGCACGTCTCGACGGACGAGGTGTACGGATCGGTGGAGCAGGGTTCGTCCTCGGAGGACTCCCCGCTGGAGCCCAACTCCCCTTATGCGGCCTCCAAGGCGGCCGGCGATCTGATCGTGCGGGCCTTCCACCGCACCCACGGGCTGTGGACCACGATCACCCGCTGCGCCAACAACTACGGGCCCCACCAGTTTCCCGAGAAGGTCATCCCCCTGTTCGTCACGAACCTGCTGGAGGGCAGGAACGTCCCGCTCTACGGCGACGGGTTGCACGTACGGGAGTGGCTGCACGTCGACGACCACTGCCGGGCGGTCCAGCTCGTGCTGGAGTCGGGCCGGGCGGGCGCCGTCTACAACATCGCCGGCGGGACGGAGCTGACCAACCGGGACCTGACCCGGCTGGTGCTCGGGGAGTTCGGTGCCGGCTGGGACCGGGTGGACCACGTCACCGATCGCCTGGGGCACGACCGCCGGTACGCGCTGAACGCCGAGAGGATCAGGGCGGAACTCGGCTTCGAGCCGGAGATCCCCTTCGAGCGAGGATTCGCCGAGACCGTCCGGTGGTACCGCGACAACCGTGCCTGGTGGGAGCCGCTGCTGCGCCGTGCGGCCGGTCCGGCCTCGGCGCGGCCGGCTCCACCCGCCGGTTGA
- a CDS encoding class I SAM-dependent methyltransferase, whose translation MDDTTYKARVTAAFERAAGSYDRLGVTFFTPMGRRLVERAAPKPGERVLDVGCGRGACLFLAASLVGESGRVLGIDIAPAMIEEARKEAATAGARNVELRVMDGEYPELPLRSFDLVTGSYSLIFFPDARAALPRYARLLADGGRIAFTSPVFTDDTFPFLPPVFTELIPRSLLENLPAQWRPEELQRRFNSWLAKAEDLRTTLESAGFGEVEIDDEPVDLVAPSGSVWVEWSHTQGMRLLWEHLPDDDRERLRVRLTEALDDMRRDGGPVSIETPVRYVTASVAR comes from the coding sequence GTGGACGACACAACGTACAAGGCCCGTGTCACGGCGGCCTTCGAACGGGCCGCGGGGTCCTACGACCGGCTGGGGGTCACCTTCTTCACACCCATGGGCCGCCGCCTCGTCGAGCGCGCCGCCCCGAAACCCGGTGAGCGGGTGCTGGACGTCGGCTGCGGCCGGGGCGCCTGCCTGTTCCTCGCCGCCTCGCTGGTCGGGGAGTCGGGCCGGGTACTCGGCATCGACATCGCCCCGGCCATGATCGAGGAAGCGCGCAAGGAAGCCGCGACCGCCGGGGCCCGCAATGTGGAGCTGCGGGTGATGGACGGCGAGTACCCCGAGCTGCCGCTCCGCTCCTTCGACCTCGTGACCGGCAGCTACAGCCTCATCTTCTTCCCGGACGCGCGGGCCGCCCTGCCGCGCTATGCCCGGCTGCTCGCCGACGGCGGGCGCATCGCCTTCACCAGCCCGGTGTTCACCGACGACACCTTCCCCTTCCTCCCCCCGGTCTTCACCGAGCTCATCCCGCGGTCGCTGCTGGAGAACCTGCCGGCGCAGTGGCGGCCGGAGGAGCTCCAGCGGCGCTTCAACAGCTGGCTGGCCAAGGCGGAAGACCTGCGCACGACCCTGGAGTCCGCGGGGTTCGGCGAGGTGGAGATCGACGACGAACCGGTCGACCTGGTTGCCCCGTCCGGCTCCGTGTGGGTGGAGTGGTCCCACACCCAGGGCATGCGCCTGCTGTGGGAGCACCTGCCCGACGACGACCGGGAGCGGCTGCGGGTCCGCCTCACGGAGGCGCTGGACGACATGCGCAGGGACGGCGGGCCGGTGTCGATCGAGACTCCGGTGCGCTACGTCACGGCGAGCGTGGCCCGTTGA
- a CDS encoding excinuclease ABC subunit UvrA has protein sequence MTLSDQPGNQRLEADGHDFIEVRGARENNLADVSLNIPKRRITVFTGVSGSGKSSLVFGTVAAESRRLINETYTAFIQSFMPNFGRPDVDALRNLSAAIVLDQERMGVNSRSTVGTATDAHAMLRVIFSRLGTPHIGTSGAFSFNLPEGMCPECQGIGRVSTLDVDQLVNAELSLDEGAITVPNFNVGSWYWKSIAHSGYFDPAVKLKDYTPAQWHDLLHRTATKIRLLHGGTGTTYEGLMVKVRRLYLGKDRDAMQPHIRAFVDRAVAFARCRACGGGRLKPAALSCRIDGLNIAECCALQISELARFVKGIDAPSVAPLLTSLGELLDSLVEIGLGYLSLDRESGTLSGGEAQRVRMVRHLGSSLTDATYVFDEPTVGLHPHDIQRVNSILLRLRDKGNTVLVVEHKPELIRIADHVVDLGPGAGPAGGRVCYTGDVAGMRRSGTLTGRYLDHRVRTKEQVRRPTGYLPITGATTHNLRNVSVEVPLGVLTAVTGVAGSGKSSLIHGSLSGRDGVVVVDQSAIRGSRRSNAATYTGLLDPIRAAFAKANGVKPALFSPNSEGACRNCRGIGLVYTDLAMMAGVATVCEECEGKRFVPEVLTYTLRGKDISEVLALTVDEARDFFTTGQARVVLDRLADVGLGYVGIGQPLTTLSGGERQRLKLAVHMAEKAAVYILDEPTSGLHLADVDQLLNMLDRLVHDGNTVIAIEHHQAVMARADWIIDLGPGAGHDGGRVVFTGTPAELVADGDTLTARHLREYVAAPEA, from the coding sequence ATGACTCTCTCAGACCAGCCCGGAAACCAGCGGCTCGAGGCCGACGGTCATGACTTCATCGAGGTTCGCGGAGCCCGGGAGAACAACCTGGCCGATGTCTCCCTCAATATCCCCAAGCGCCGCATCACCGTCTTCACCGGTGTTTCCGGTTCCGGCAAGTCCTCGCTGGTCTTCGGCACCGTCGCCGCCGAGTCCCGGCGCCTGATCAACGAGACGTACACGGCGTTCATCCAGTCGTTCATGCCGAATTTCGGCCGACCCGATGTCGACGCACTGCGCAATCTGAGCGCGGCGATCGTCCTCGACCAGGAACGGATGGGCGTCAACTCCCGCTCGACCGTGGGCACCGCGACGGACGCGCACGCCATGCTGCGGGTCATTTTCAGCCGTTTAGGGACTCCGCACATCGGTACGTCCGGAGCGTTCAGCTTCAATCTGCCCGAGGGCATGTGCCCCGAGTGCCAGGGAATCGGCCGGGTGTCCACTCTCGACGTCGACCAGTTGGTGAACGCCGAACTCTCCCTCGACGAGGGGGCGATAACGGTTCCCAACTTCAACGTCGGCTCCTGGTACTGGAAGTCGATCGCACACTCCGGCTACTTCGACCCCGCGGTCAAGCTCAAGGACTACACACCCGCCCAGTGGCACGACCTGCTGCACAGGACCGCCACCAAGATCAGGCTCCTGCACGGCGGCACCGGCACCACCTACGAGGGTCTGATGGTCAAGGTGCGCCGCCTGTACCTCGGCAAGGACCGCGACGCCATGCAGCCCCACATCCGTGCCTTCGTCGACCGGGCCGTGGCCTTCGCCCGCTGCCGGGCCTGCGGCGGTGGCCGACTCAAACCCGCCGCCCTCTCCTGCCGGATCGACGGGCTCAACATCGCCGAGTGCTGCGCCCTGCAGATCAGTGAACTGGCCCGGTTCGTCAAGGGCATCGACGCCCCCTCGGTGGCACCGCTGCTGACGAGCCTGGGCGAACTGCTCGACTCGCTGGTGGAGATCGGCCTCGGCTATCTGAGCCTGGACCGCGAGTCGGGCACCCTGTCCGGCGGCGAGGCCCAGCGGGTCAGGATGGTGCGGCACCTGGGGTCGAGCCTCACGGACGCCACCTATGTCTTCGACGAGCCCACCGTCGGTCTGCACCCGCACGACATCCAGCGGGTGAACTCCATCCTGCTCCGGCTGCGCGACAAGGGGAACACCGTCCTCGTCGTGGAACACAAGCCGGAGCTGATCCGGATCGCCGACCACGTGGTCGACCTGGGTCCGGGCGCGGGACCGGCCGGCGGCAGGGTCTGCTACACCGGGGATGTCGCCGGGATGCGCCGATCCGGGACGCTGACCGGCCGGTACCTGGACCACCGGGTACGGACCAAGGAGCAGGTGCGGCGGCCCACCGGGTACCTGCCGATCACCGGTGCCACGACGCACAACCTCCGGAACGTCAGCGTCGAGGTGCCTCTCGGCGTGCTGACCGCCGTGACCGGCGTCGCCGGATCGGGCAAGAGTTCGCTCATCCACGGCTCGCTGTCCGGGCGGGACGGCGTGGTCGTGGTGGACCAGTCCGCGATCCGCGGGTCCCGGCGCAGCAACGCGGCGACCTACACCGGTCTGCTCGACCCGATCCGCGCCGCCTTCGCCAAGGCCAACGGCGTCAAGCCGGCGCTGTTCAGCCCCAACTCCGAAGGTGCCTGCCGCAACTGCCGGGGCATCGGACTGGTCTACACGGACCTGGCGATGATGGCGGGCGTCGCGACCGTCTGCGAGGAGTGCGAGGGCAAGCGGTTCGTTCCCGAGGTCCTCACCTACACACTGCGCGGCAAGGACATCAGCGAGGTGCTCGCCCTGACCGTGGACGAGGCCCGTGACTTCTTCACCACCGGCCAGGCCCGGGTCGTCCTCGACCGGCTCGCCGACGTCGGCCTCGGGTACGTCGGTATCGGCCAGCCCCTCACCACACTGTCCGGCGGCGAGCGGCAGCGTCTCAAACTGGCCGTCCACATGGCCGAGAAGGCCGCCGTCTACATCCTGGACGAGCCCACGAGCGGACTGCACCTCGCCGATGTGGACCAACTGCTGAACATGCTCGACCGGCTCGTCCACGACGGCAACACGGTCATCGCCATCGAGCACCACCAGGCCGTGATGGCCCGCGCCGACTGGATCATCGACCTCGGACCGGGCGCCGGCCACGACGGCGGCCGGGTCGTGTTCACCGGCACCCCGGCCGAGCTCGTCGCGGACGGAGACACCCTGACGGCCCGGCACCTGCGCGAGTACGTCGCCGCACCGGAAGCCTGA